A window of Pusillimonas sp. T7-7 contains these coding sequences:
- a CDS encoding amino acid ABC transporter ATP-binding protein: protein MPEAIIRMADVNKWYGQFHVLRNINLSVASGERIVICGPSGSGKSTMIRCINRLEEHQQGSIVVDGTELTNDLKQIETIRRDVGMVFQHFNLFPHLTVLENLTLGPVWVLKKSKAEAEASAMKYLERVRIPEQASKFPGQLSGGQQQRVAIARSLCMSPKIMLFDEPTSALDPEMVKEVLDVMVSLAEESGMTMLCVTHEMGFARKVADRVIFMDQGQIIEENTPDAFFDNPQSERTKLFLSQILH, encoded by the coding sequence ATGCCAGAGGCCATTATTCGCATGGCAGACGTCAACAAGTGGTACGGTCAGTTCCATGTGCTGCGCAACATCAACCTGAGTGTTGCGTCGGGCGAGCGTATTGTCATTTGCGGTCCGTCCGGGTCGGGCAAATCAACCATGATCCGCTGCATCAACCGGCTGGAAGAGCATCAGCAAGGCAGCATTGTGGTTGATGGCACAGAGCTCACCAATGACTTGAAGCAGATTGAAACCATCCGGCGCGACGTGGGCATGGTGTTTCAGCACTTTAATCTTTTCCCTCACCTGACCGTGCTTGAAAACCTTACCTTGGGTCCGGTCTGGGTATTGAAGAAATCCAAGGCCGAAGCCGAGGCCAGCGCCATGAAATACCTTGAGCGCGTGCGTATTCCCGAGCAGGCGTCCAAGTTTCCCGGCCAGCTTTCGGGCGGGCAGCAGCAACGGGTAGCCATCGCGCGTTCTTTGTGCATGAGCCCCAAAATCATGCTGTTCGACGAGCCCACTTCGGCGCTGGACCCGGAAATGGTCAAGGAAGTGCTGGATGTCATGGTCAGCCTGGCTGAAGAAAGCGGCATGACTATGCTGTGTGTGACGCACGAAATGGGGTTTGCGCGCAAGGTGGCAGACCGCGTCATATTCATGGACCAGGGCCAGATCATCGAAGAAAACACACCAGATGCCTTTTTCGACAACCCGCAAAGCGAACGTACCAAGCTATTTTTGAGTCAAATTCTGCACTAA
- a CDS encoding amino acid ABC transporter permease gives MSTNTATVQSLPPPRAHQGVLGWLRASLFSSPLNTLLTVLVAWLLLMAVPALIDWLFISANFNAQNAQECRQSGGACWAFIAEKHRLILFGVYPYDEQWRPLLASIILIAVIVCSCIRWFWKPFLGVIWIVALVVVGILMWGGVFGLSHVENSRWGGLPLTLILATFGIAVAFPFGLLLALGRRSHMPAVKALCVVYIELIRGVPLISLLFMSSVMLPLFLPEGFSIDKLLRAQIAIILFAAAYVAETVRGGLQAIPKGQYEGADSIGLSYWQQMRKIILPQALKVVIPPLVGIFISLFKDTSLVVIIGIFDLTQAAKTAVADAAWRGFSTEAYLFIAFIYFIFCYSISRYSQSLEKHLQTGYQR, from the coding sequence ATGAGCACGAATACCGCCACCGTGCAAAGTTTACCGCCGCCGCGTGCTCACCAGGGCGTGTTGGGGTGGTTGCGAGCCAGTCTGTTTTCCTCGCCCCTGAACACGCTACTGACCGTCCTGGTCGCCTGGCTGCTGCTTATGGCGGTCCCCGCCCTGATCGACTGGTTGTTCATAAGCGCCAACTTCAACGCCCAGAATGCCCAGGAATGCCGCCAGTCCGGCGGTGCGTGCTGGGCCTTTATTGCCGAAAAGCACCGACTGATCCTGTTTGGCGTCTACCCTTACGACGAACAGTGGCGTCCTTTGCTGGCCAGCATCATCCTCATTGCTGTCATCGTATGCAGTTGCATAAGATGGTTCTGGAAGCCCTTTCTGGGCGTGATCTGGATCGTTGCGCTGGTGGTCGTGGGCATACTGATGTGGGGCGGAGTGTTCGGCCTGTCGCATGTTGAAAACTCTCGTTGGGGCGGCTTGCCGTTGACGCTGATTCTGGCCACATTTGGTATTGCGGTGGCCTTTCCATTCGGCTTGCTGCTGGCTTTAGGGCGGCGTTCGCATATGCCGGCCGTCAAGGCTTTGTGCGTGGTCTACATCGAGCTCATACGTGGCGTGCCGTTGATCAGCCTGCTGTTCATGTCATCGGTCATGCTGCCCTTGTTCCTGCCCGAAGGCTTCAGTATCGACAAACTCTTGCGTGCGCAGATCGCCATTATTCTGTTTGCAGCGGCCTATGTCGCCGAAACTGTGCGTGGCGGCCTTCAGGCCATACCCAAGGGGCAGTATGAAGGAGCCGATTCCATAGGCTTGAGCTATTGGCAGCAGATGCGCAAGATCATCCTGCCCCAGGCCTTGAAGGTGGTCATTCCACCATTGGTTGGCATTTTCATTTCTTTGTTCAAAGACACGTCTCTGGTGGTCATTATCGGTATTTTTGATCTGACCCAGGCGGCCAAGACAGCGGTGGCCGATGCAGCATGGCGCGGTTTCAGTACCGAAGCCTATCTGTTCATCGCATTTATTTATTTTATTTTCTGCTATTCGATTTCCCGCTATAGCCAGTCGCTTGAAAAGCACTTGCAGACGGGATACCAGCGGTAA
- a CDS encoding amino acid ABC transporter permease, translated as MTNKTSVPQAPKRRLSWNDPGFRALIYQVLILGIVGLGVWYLVSNTLHNLAIRNISTGFDFLHREAGFAIGESVIDYTPADTYGRAIWVGILNTLRVSVVGIIAATLFGTMLGIARLSKNWLVSRVASAYVEVMRNIPLLLQLFFWYAIITEVMPGPRSALNPIPGVFISNRGLKMPALQGDALDWMVAGLGLAIVAIIVLGHWAKKRQEATGIIFPLVRAALGLLVVLPVAGWLISGASLSLEMPVMKGFNFSGGISLSPEFVALLTGLIIYTSAFVAEVVRSGIQSVNRGQWEAAEAIGLPRRRLLRLVILPQALRVIVPPMTSQYLNLTKNSSLAVAVGYPDIVSVVNTTLNQTGQAIEGILIIMAAYLTVSLSISIFMNWYNKRIALVER; from the coding sequence ATGACGAATAAAACTTCTGTACCTCAAGCGCCCAAGCGACGATTGTCCTGGAACGATCCGGGCTTTCGCGCCCTGATTTATCAAGTGCTGATATTGGGTATCGTGGGCCTGGGGGTCTGGTACCTGGTGTCCAACACCTTGCATAACCTGGCCATACGCAATATTTCGACCGGCTTCGACTTCCTGCATCGCGAAGCCGGCTTCGCTATTGGCGAGTCGGTCATCGATTACACCCCGGCCGATACCTATGGCAGGGCCATCTGGGTTGGCATACTGAATACCCTGCGGGTGTCTGTGGTGGGCATTATCGCGGCTACGCTGTTCGGTACCATGCTTGGCATTGCACGGCTATCCAAAAACTGGCTGGTATCGCGGGTTGCCAGCGCCTATGTTGAAGTGATGCGCAATATACCGCTATTGCTTCAACTGTTCTTTTGGTATGCCATCATCACCGAAGTCATGCCGGGGCCGCGCAGTGCGCTCAACCCGATCCCGGGCGTGTTTATTTCCAATCGTGGCCTGAAGATGCCCGCACTGCAAGGCGATGCGCTGGACTGGATGGTTGCAGGCCTGGGTCTGGCCATTGTGGCCATCATCGTGCTGGGCCACTGGGCCAAAAAGCGCCAGGAAGCCACAGGGATCATTTTTCCGCTGGTACGCGCGGCGTTGGGCTTGCTTGTCGTTTTGCCGGTAGCCGGCTGGTTGATCAGCGGCGCTTCGCTCTCGCTGGAAATGCCGGTCATGAAAGGTTTCAATTTTTCGGGCGGCATCAGTTTGTCGCCTGAGTTTGTGGCGTTGCTCACTGGCTTGATCATCTACACCTCGGCGTTTGTTGCCGAGGTCGTGCGCTCGGGCATACAGTCGGTTAACCGGGGGCAATGGGAAGCTGCCGAAGCCATAGGCTTGCCACGTCGGCGTTTGCTGCGCCTGGTCATTTTGCCGCAAGCGCTGCGGGTCATCGTTCCGCCCATGACGAGCCAGTATCTGAACCTGACCAAAAACAGCTCCTTGGCGGTAGCCGTGGGTTACCCGGATATCGTGTCGGTGGTCAATACCACGCTCAATCAAACAGGCCAGGCCATTGAAGGCATCCTGATCATCATGGCCGCCTATCTTACCGTCAGCCTGTCGATCTCGATATTCATGAACTGGTATAACAAGCGCATTGCGCTAGTGGAGCGTTAA
- a CDS encoding amino acid ABC transporter substrate-binding protein yields MKLIKAAALGASLFFAAATSQAGETYDAVKAKGFVQCGTHTALPGFSIADSKGVWSGIDIDLCKAIATMMFGDATKFKTTPVTTQQRFTALQSGEIDVLTRNTTATMTRDTTLGLMSAGVNYYDSQGIMVSKELGVKSAKELSGAAVCVQPGTTTELNLADWFRANNLDFKPVVINSPDEAMRSYVAGRCDAFTTDKSGLATIRTTLANPDDHVILPEDFSKEPLGPMVRQGDDQWFMVVRWALNTMLEAEEYGITSKNVDEMLKSSNPNIQRILGVTGEMGKGLGLDNKWAYNLIKQVGNYGESFERNLGAGSAMKLERGINAQWRDGGLMYGWPIR; encoded by the coding sequence ATGAAACTAATTAAAGCAGCTGCCCTTGGCGCTTCGCTATTTTTCGCCGCCGCAACGTCGCAGGCTGGTGAAACTTATGACGCGGTCAAGGCCAAAGGTTTTGTGCAATGCGGAACACACACCGCCCTGCCTGGGTTTTCCATTGCAGACAGCAAAGGCGTCTGGAGCGGTATCGATATTGATCTGTGCAAGGCGATCGCCACCATGATGTTTGGCGATGCCACCAAATTCAAGACCACTCCGGTTACCACACAGCAGCGCTTCACCGCCCTGCAGTCTGGCGAAATCGACGTCCTTACCCGCAACACCACGGCCACGATGACGCGTGACACCACGCTGGGCCTCATGAGCGCTGGCGTCAACTACTACGACAGCCAGGGCATTATGGTCAGCAAAGAGTTGGGTGTGAAAAGCGCCAAGGAACTCAGCGGCGCCGCCGTCTGCGTACAGCCTGGCACCACCACAGAACTGAACCTGGCCGACTGGTTCCGTGCCAATAATCTTGACTTCAAGCCTGTTGTCATCAACAGCCCCGATGAAGCCATGCGCTCTTATGTGGCGGGCCGTTGCGATGCCTTCACCACCGATAAATCAGGCCTGGCAACGATCCGTACCACGCTGGCCAATCCCGACGATCACGTCATTTTGCCCGAAGACTTTTCCAAAGAGCCGCTGGGCCCCATGGTGCGCCAGGGCGACGATCAATGGTTCATGGTTGTGCGCTGGGCGCTCAACACCATGCTGGAGGCCGAAGAGTACGGCATTACCTCCAAGAATGTCGACGAAATGCTTAAAAGCTCCAATCCCAATATCCAGCGCATTCTGGGTGTAACGGGTGAAATGGGCAAAGGCCTGGGCTTGGACAATAAATGGGCTTACAACCTTATCAAGCAAGTGGGCAATTATGGTGAATCGTTCGAGCGCAATCTTGGTGCTGGTTCGGCCATGAAGCTCGAGCGTGGCATCAACGCCCAATGGCGCGACGGCGGCCTGATGTACGGCTGGCCTATCCGCTAA
- a CDS encoding cell division ATP-binding protein FtsE, with protein sequence MIEFQHVFKSYGRSRNILADLNFRIEPGEFIFVSGPSGAGKSTLLKLIGGLEPPSRGSVHVNGHRVDKMPRRAAPYLRRAVGVILQDMHLLHDRKAIDNVLLPLAVTGLDTRLAGTRARAAMEKVGLSGKEDLYPVEMSGGEQQRLAIARAIVNRPAILIADEPTANLDEESARRIMQVFRDFNQVGVTTLIASHDRTLMAAYATRTLRIDAGRFSDIPGVRP encoded by the coding sequence ATGATCGAATTTCAGCATGTGTTCAAATCATATGGCCGCAGCCGGAATATTCTGGCTGACCTCAACTTCCGCATTGAGCCAGGCGAATTCATTTTCGTCTCGGGTCCATCGGGTGCGGGCAAATCCACGCTACTGAAGCTGATAGGCGGACTGGAGCCACCCAGCCGGGGCTCGGTCCACGTGAACGGCCATCGAGTCGATAAAATGCCTCGACGTGCAGCCCCTTACCTGCGGCGGGCCGTCGGCGTCATCTTGCAAGATATGCATCTGTTGCACGACCGCAAAGCCATCGACAATGTACTGCTGCCACTGGCCGTCACCGGACTCGATACCCGGCTTGCTGGCACCCGTGCACGCGCCGCCATGGAAAAAGTGGGCCTGTCGGGCAAAGAAGACTTGTACCCAGTCGAAATGTCCGGAGGCGAACAACAGCGACTGGCCATCGCCCGGGCCATTGTGAACCGCCCTGCCATCCTGATTGCCGACGAACCCACCGCCAACCTCGACGAAGAAAGCGCGCGCCGCATCATGCAAGTCTTTCGCGACTTCAACCAGGTGGGCGTCACCACCCTGATCGCATCGCATGACCGCACGCTGATGGCTGCCTATGCCACACGCACCCTGCGCATAGACGCGGGCCGGTTTTCCGACATACCAGGAGTCCGTCCATGA
- a CDS encoding ABC transporter permease produces MRRWLRQHRYALLVAVRRLVTQPFSSLANILVIGLTLAVPIIAASVLVSAQPIAREIPVSPELTLFLNPNTSNIEATSLTAALRNKQPEAILDTRLITREQALQTLKANPSWSEALAVLPDNPLPDAIVVTLRDTPDLARHASKLAQEWRSLPQVDSVQLDSDWVRRLEAILGFIRIGLGMLAIGVALVVLATVFNTVRMQALTQREEIGVARLVGATESFVRRPFLYLGALTGIVASVIAIGLAALALQPINTALARLASQYGAHFSLHLPDALSLLMSVALVAILAALSARWSVTRNTRF; encoded by the coding sequence ATGAGGCGCTGGCTACGACAACACCGATACGCCCTGCTGGTTGCTGTACGTCGCCTGGTAACACAGCCCTTTTCCTCGTTGGCCAATATCCTGGTCATCGGCCTGACGCTGGCGGTCCCCATTATTGCGGCATCGGTATTGGTGTCGGCACAACCCATCGCCCGGGAAATCCCTGTTTCACCCGAGCTTACGCTGTTCCTTAATCCCAATACCTCGAATATCGAAGCCACCAGCCTGACCGCAGCACTGCGCAACAAGCAGCCTGAAGCTATTCTCGACACACGACTGATCACACGTGAACAAGCGTTGCAGACCCTAAAGGCCAACCCTTCCTGGAGCGAGGCACTGGCCGTCTTGCCTGACAATCCCCTGCCGGATGCCATAGTAGTCACTCTGCGCGACACGCCCGATCTGGCACGGCATGCCAGTAAGCTGGCACAAGAATGGCGCAGTCTGCCTCAGGTCGACTCCGTACAGCTGGACAGCGACTGGGTCAGGCGCCTGGAAGCCATACTTGGATTCATACGGATAGGCCTGGGCATGCTGGCCATAGGCGTAGCGCTGGTGGTGCTGGCTACGGTGTTCAACACCGTGCGCATGCAGGCCCTGACCCAGCGAGAAGAAATCGGCGTCGCACGCCTGGTGGGCGCTACCGAATCCTTTGTACGACGCCCCTTTCTGTATCTGGGGGCGCTCACAGGCATTGTGGCCAGCGTGATCGCCATCGGTTTGGCCGCACTGGCGCTACAGCCTATCAATACGGCACTCGCACGCCTGGCCAGTCAATATGGCGCGCATTTTTCGCTACATCTGCCTGATGCCCTGAGTCTGCTGATGTCGGTTGCCCTTGTGGCAATACTGGCCGCCCTGTCGGCCCGCTGGTCAGTCACGCGCAACACGAGATTCTGA
- the mutY gene encoding A/G-specific adenine glycosylase, with protein sequence MLNSNPDISGFAATITSWQKVHGRQHLPWQGTQDPYRIWLSEIMLQQTQVATVIGYYQRFLARFPDIQTLAHASQDEVMPYWAGLGYYARARNLHRCAQVICQDWGGQFPLNSQDIATLPGIGRSTAAAIAAFSVQERSPIMDGNVKRVFTRYFGIEGITSERATEQVLWRTAEAVLDAAPPGLDMTAYTQGLMDLGSQCCTRSRPGCEVCPLLQHCYARIHARQHELPTPRKKKTSPERQCRMLVARNADHILLEQQVSPGIWGGLWSLPRYDSDEDLQAACCRWGSHDAPAQRMAGMVHVFTHFRLHIEPWYVVNNTLQLAEPAPAQRWVALDELRNTALPAPVRKILEGLFPASFA encoded by the coding sequence TTGCTGAACAGCAATCCCGATATAAGCGGCTTTGCCGCAACCATCACGAGTTGGCAAAAAGTGCATGGCCGACAGCATCTGCCCTGGCAAGGCACGCAAGACCCTTATCGGATCTGGCTGTCGGAAATCATGCTGCAGCAAACCCAGGTTGCCACCGTTATCGGCTATTACCAGCGTTTTCTAGCCCGCTTTCCGGATATCCAGACTTTGGCGCACGCCAGCCAGGATGAGGTCATGCCCTACTGGGCCGGGCTGGGCTACTACGCCCGCGCCCGCAACCTGCACCGCTGCGCTCAGGTGATTTGCCAAGACTGGGGCGGACAATTCCCCCTCAATTCACAAGATATCGCCACTCTGCCGGGCATAGGACGCTCTACGGCCGCCGCCATCGCCGCCTTTTCCGTCCAAGAGCGCAGCCCCATCATGGATGGCAATGTCAAAAGGGTCTTTACTCGCTATTTCGGCATTGAAGGCATCACCAGCGAACGCGCCACCGAACAGGTCCTATGGCGCACCGCCGAAGCGGTACTCGATGCCGCACCCCCAGGCCTGGACATGACGGCCTACACACAGGGATTGATGGACCTGGGTTCACAATGCTGTACACGCAGTCGGCCCGGGTGCGAAGTTTGCCCCTTGCTGCAGCATTGCTACGCCCGCATCCATGCCCGGCAGCATGAACTGCCTACCCCCAGGAAGAAGAAAACCAGCCCTGAACGGCAATGCCGCATGCTGGTCGCCAGGAACGCCGACCATATTCTGCTGGAACAGCAAGTCTCGCCTGGCATTTGGGGGGGGCTGTGGAGCCTGCCTCGATATGATAGCGACGAAGATTTACAAGCTGCCTGTTGTCGGTGGGGCAGTCACGACGCACCGGCACAGAGAATGGCCGGCATGGTCCATGTGTTCACACACTTCCGGCTTCATATCGAGCCCTGGTACGTGGTCAATAACACCCTGCAGCTTGCCGAACCTGCTCCCGCACAACGCTGGGTAGCCCTGGACGAACTGCGCAATACAGCCCTGCCGGCGCCGGTCAGGAAAATACTGGAAGGCCTGTTTCCGGCTAGCTTCGCGTAG
- the rodA gene encoding rod shape-determining protein RodA: MKRLLQWLIKAFTAFDWPLLALLVLMALLGMTVMHSAVGGTDWRFADQLRNFLLAFLCMWIAAMMPPPLLMRLAPYFYVMGVVLLLGVEFFGETSKGATRWLDLGLVRLQPSEMLKIAVPMMLAWYFHRNQGRLRVLDFFVAGILLAVPFSLIVLQPDLGTALLVFASGFCVIYFGGLSFKLLAPAALAVVLGVGVLVYYETDICQPGVDWVVLHEYQKHRVCTLLDPSSDPLGKGFHTIQSMIAVGSGGVYGKGYMMGTQTHLDFIPERTTDFIFAVYAEEFGLYGGIMLLVLYGLLVVRGLSIAARAHTQFGRLLAGSMAMMFFVYVFVNVGMVTGILPVVGVPLPFMSYGGTALLTLGIACGILMSISRYRPTRS; the protein is encoded by the coding sequence ATGAAGCGCCTGTTGCAATGGCTGATCAAGGCCTTCACTGCATTTGACTGGCCGTTGCTGGCACTGCTGGTACTGATGGCCTTGTTGGGCATGACCGTCATGCACTCGGCGGTGGGTGGAACCGACTGGCGCTTTGCCGACCAGTTGCGCAATTTCCTGCTGGCCTTCCTGTGCATGTGGATCGCTGCCATGATGCCTCCGCCATTATTGATGCGGCTCGCGCCTTATTTTTATGTCATGGGCGTCGTGCTGCTGCTGGGGGTTGAGTTTTTTGGCGAGACCAGCAAGGGGGCGACGCGCTGGCTGGACCTGGGCCTGGTGCGCTTGCAGCCCTCCGAAATGCTGAAGATTGCCGTGCCCATGATGTTGGCCTGGTATTTCCATCGCAATCAGGGCCGATTACGGGTGCTGGATTTCTTTGTGGCCGGCATTTTGCTGGCGGTGCCGTTTTCCTTGATCGTATTGCAGCCCGACCTGGGCACGGCCTTGCTGGTGTTTGCCTCGGGTTTTTGCGTGATTTACTTTGGCGGACTGTCGTTCAAGTTGTTGGCGCCGGCAGCGCTTGCGGTTGTGCTGGGGGTGGGGGTGCTGGTGTATTACGAAACCGATATTTGCCAGCCTGGTGTCGACTGGGTGGTTTTGCACGAATATCAGAAGCACAGGGTATGCACCTTGCTGGATCCGTCCAGCGATCCGCTGGGTAAAGGTTTTCACACCATACAGTCCATGATTGCCGTGGGTTCGGGCGGCGTATACGGCAAGGGCTATATGATGGGTACGCAGACTCACCTGGACTTCATTCCCGAACGCACGACCGATTTCATCTTCGCCGTATATGCCGAAGAATTCGGTTTATATGGCGGCATCATGCTGCTGGTACTGTACGGGTTGCTGGTTGTGCGCGGACTGAGCATCGCCGCGCGGGCGCATACGCAGTTTGGCCGGTTGCTGGCAGGCTCCATGGCCATGATGTTCTTCGTCTACGTATTTGTGAACGTCGGCATGGTAACGGGCATACTTCCCGTAGTGGGCGTCCCTCTGCCTTTCATGAGCTATGGCGGAACTGCGCTGCTGACTCTGGGCATTGCTTGTGGAATCCTCATGAGCATCAGCCGCTATCGGCCTACGCGAAGCTAG
- the mrdA gene encoding penicillin-binding protein 2, producing the protein MFEFKKTTHHLKRRMLIRVVVAGVLAALCFAGLAGRLWYLQVVRYEGLAARADRNRIAVVPIPPRRGEIVDRNGVVLARNYRDYTLSATRAYLEQSAEELLDDLGQLVYLSPNDRKRFIQSLNQSGRYTSVLLRNNLNDTEASWFAAHAYKFPGVELSARWVREYPQGEAAAHVLGYVGRISEADLEQLEEEGRTGNYRGSNIIGKKGIEKTWEETLHGRTGIEEVEVTATGRPVRTLSRIDPVPGSDLVLSLDIGLQKAAEAEFEGRRGALVAIEPATGEVLAFVSAPSFDPNLFIDGIDVENWRKLNESPDHPLINRPLYGTYPIGSTYKPFVALAALELGKRSATERISDPGYFELGGQRFRNAGGAAYGPTDMHRAIVVSSDTYFYSLGPEIGVDALHDFSKQFGFGQITGIDLDGERRGILPSQEWKRKAYKKPEQQRWYAGETVSVAVGQGYNSFTLLQLAQATSVLASGGVYIKPHLVSQIENPKTGVAERAVTEPTHTIDLKPENLEIIRNAMADVLRKGTARRAFAGTEYQAAGKTGTAQVYSLRGAKYKASEIDERLRDHALFMAYAPVENPRIALALIVENSGWGATVAAPIARRVFDYWLTSERLAKYNQAQGLAAETQTSTGGDQ; encoded by the coding sequence ATGTTCGAATTCAAGAAGACAACCCACCACCTGAAACGGCGCATGCTGATACGCGTTGTGGTGGCGGGCGTCCTTGCTGCACTGTGTTTTGCAGGCCTGGCAGGTCGACTGTGGTATTTGCAGGTGGTCCGCTACGAAGGGCTGGCTGCGCGCGCAGACCGGAACCGGATTGCCGTGGTGCCCATACCCCCACGGCGAGGCGAGATTGTCGATCGCAATGGCGTGGTGCTGGCCAGGAACTATCGCGACTACACCTTGTCGGCCACCCGGGCCTATCTTGAACAGAGTGCCGAGGAGCTGCTGGATGATCTGGGGCAACTGGTTTATTTGAGCCCCAATGACCGCAAGCGTTTTATCCAGAGCCTGAATCAAAGCGGGCGCTATACCTCTGTCCTGCTGCGTAACAATCTCAACGACACTGAAGCTTCCTGGTTTGCTGCGCACGCTTATAAATTCCCGGGTGTCGAGCTGAGTGCCCGCTGGGTGCGTGAATATCCTCAGGGTGAGGCAGCGGCACATGTATTGGGTTATGTAGGTCGTATTTCCGAGGCTGATCTTGAGCAGCTCGAAGAAGAGGGGCGCACCGGCAATTATCGGGGCAGCAACATCATCGGCAAGAAGGGCATAGAAAAAACCTGGGAAGAAACCCTGCATGGCCGTACGGGTATCGAAGAGGTTGAAGTGACCGCAACGGGCCGGCCAGTACGCACGCTCAGCCGTATAGATCCGGTTCCGGGTTCAGATCTGGTCCTGTCCCTTGATATTGGCTTGCAGAAGGCTGCCGAAGCCGAGTTTGAAGGCCGGCGTGGGGCGCTCGTAGCCATAGAACCAGCTACTGGCGAAGTGCTGGCATTTGTCTCCGCTCCGTCCTTTGATCCCAATTTGTTCATTGATGGGATTGATGTCGAGAACTGGCGCAAGTTGAATGAATCGCCTGACCATCCCCTGATCAACCGCCCCTTGTATGGTACGTATCCCATAGGCTCTACTTACAAGCCTTTTGTGGCGCTTGCCGCGCTGGAATTGGGCAAGCGCAGCGCTACCGAGCGCATTTCTGACCCTGGCTACTTTGAACTGGGCGGACAGCGTTTCCGCAATGCGGGCGGAGCGGCCTACGGTCCCACCGATATGCACCGTGCCATCGTGGTGTCGTCCGATACCTATTTTTATTCGCTGGGGCCGGAAATAGGCGTGGATGCCCTGCACGATTTCAGCAAGCAATTCGGATTCGGGCAGATCACGGGTATTGATCTTGATGGCGAGCGTCGGGGCATATTGCCGTCCCAGGAATGGAAGCGCAAGGCATACAAGAAGCCAGAACAACAGCGCTGGTATGCGGGAGAAACGGTATCGGTAGCCGTGGGGCAGGGCTATAACTCGTTTACCTTGTTGCAGCTGGCGCAAGCGACGTCGGTGTTGGCAAGCGGCGGTGTCTACATAAAACCGCACCTGGTCAGCCAGATCGAAAACCCCAAGACCGGTGTGGCCGAACGTGCCGTTACCGAGCCCACGCATACCATAGACTTGAAGCCCGAGAATCTTGAGATCATCCGCAATGCGATGGCCGATGTTCTGCGCAAAGGGACTGCACGGCGAGCCTTTGCCGGCACCGAATACCAGGCTGCCGGCAAAACGGGCACGGCTCAGGTCTATAGCCTTCGAGGCGCAAAATATAAGGCCAGCGAGATTGACGAGCGTTTGCGCGATCACGCACTGTTCATGGCTTATGCGCCTGTTGAAAACCCCCGGATCGCCCTGGCGCTCATTGTTGAAAACAGCGGCTGGGGCGCAACGGTGGCCGCGCCTATTGCGCGTAGGGTGTTCGACTATTGGCTGACATCCGAGCGTCTGGCAAAGTACAACCAGGCTCAGGGCTTGGCTGCTGAAACCCAGACGAGCACGGGGGGTGATCAATGA
- the mreD gene encoding rod shape-determining protein MreD, which yields MVHKPNNRAVVTGRPSSLAGLQPIDTSPFKQPSSRLFIWFTIVMVWMVSLLPWRLWQPAPDLLLLVIAFWCLHEPQRVTMLTAFIFGLFMDVHDAALLGGHALTYTLVAYGALALRRRLLRFDPLIQAIHMLPVFLLAVAVSRFVYAWLSGEWAGWGWLWSTLFTAALWPLADILLHMPQRRLDDADAGSV from the coding sequence ATGGTTCACAAACCGAATAATCGGGCGGTGGTAACAGGCCGTCCGTCATCCCTTGCCGGGCTGCAGCCTATCGACACCTCGCCGTTCAAGCAGCCATCCAGCCGTTTGTTCATCTGGTTCACCATCGTGATGGTATGGATGGTTTCGCTTTTGCCCTGGCGTCTGTGGCAGCCTGCGCCCGACTTGCTGCTGCTGGTCATTGCCTTCTGGTGCCTGCATGAACCGCAGCGCGTCACCATGCTGACGGCGTTTATCTTTGGGCTATTCATGGATGTGCATGACGCTGCCTTGCTGGGCGGTCATGCCTTGACCTATACCCTGGTTGCCTATGGTGCGTTGGCTTTGCGTCGCCGTCTATTGCGGTTCGATCCGCTCATACAGGCCATACACATGCTGCCGGTATTCTTGCTGGCGGTCGCTGTATCACGTTTTGTTTATGCTTGGCTCTCGGGCGAATGGGCAGGCTGGGGGTGGCTGTGGTCCACCTTGTTTACGGCGGCGCTGTGGCCGCTGGCGGATATATTGCTGCATATGCCGCAGCGCAGGCTGGACGACGCCGACGCGGGCTCCGTATGA